One window of Nymphaea colorata isolate Beijing-Zhang1983 chromosome 1, ASM883128v2, whole genome shotgun sequence genomic DNA carries:
- the LOC126409276 gene encoding uncharacterized protein LOC126409276: MIPSAGALSLPLKPAQDFIALCFVIFFFFFFVLAFAGPLRRESPSSRRTNFTGEGLLPTQQGKSRNLHAESGRNHGVEGISRIASSRGLRPWCCCVRHALWDGRPRSFLRLGGVAFLPSADGADPARLLPLPGASVVRPPLTSSHRKRRRVHLILGCSLHSAHVPFLPGRQSSGD; this comes from the exons ATGATCCCCTCTGCTGGGGCCCTTTCTCTGCCTTTAAAACCTGCACAAGACTTCATCGCTCTCTGCttcgtcatcttcttcttcttcttctttgtattgGCGTTTGCCGGACCGTTAAG GAGAGAATCCCCTTCCAGTCGCAGAACCAACTTCACCGGCGAAGGCCTTCTGCCTACCCAACAAGGAAAAAGTCGAAATCTCCATGCCGAATCGGGACGCAACCATGGGGTGGAAGGAATTAGCAGAATCGCTTCTTCTCGTGGACTTCGTCCTTGGTGTTGCTGTGTTAGACATGCTCTGTGGGACGGGCGACCAAGATCCTTCCTCCGTCTTGGTGGCGTTGCTTTCCTACCTTCTGCTGATGGTGCCGATCCAGCtcgccttcttcctctgcctggCGCTTCTGTTGTTCGGCCACCGCTTACCTCAAGCCACCGCAAACGCCGTCGCGTTCACCTCATCCTTGGCTGTAGCCTACACAGCGCTcatgttccttttcttcctgGCAGGCAAAGCAGCGGGGATTGA